The stretch of DNA CTTCGGGATCGTCGGCTGCGGCACGACGAACGTCTCGCCGAACCTCGCGTTGAAGCGCTGGGCGATGTCGCGGGTCAGCTCGATGTGCTGGCGCTGGTCCTCCCCAACCGGGACCTCGTCCGCCTGGTAGATCAGGATGTCGGCAGCCTGAAGGACGGGGTAGGTGAAGTACCCCACGCTGACGTTGCCTTCCTTCTGCTTCGCGGCCTTGTCTTTGAACTGCGTCATGCGTTTGAGCTCGCCGAAGGTAGCGACGCACTCGAGCACCCAACCGAGCCGCGGATGCTCCGGCACGTGCGACTGAACGAAGAGCGTCGCCCGCTCGGGATCGATGCCGCTCGCGATCAACGTCGCCGCGAGGTCGAGCGTCGCCTCTCGCAGCGTCTTCGGATCTTGCGGCACGGTTATCGCGTGGAGGTCGACGATGCAGTAGAAGCAGTCTTTCTCGTCCTGCTGCGCAGCCCAATGTTGGAGCGCGCCGATGTAGTTCCCGAGGTGCACCTCGCCCGACGGCTGGATGCCCGACAGGATGCGCTTCACCGCTCCTACCCTCCTCCCAGCTCGCTCGAGGCTTGCGAGGTGCCCGGCGAGGACGACTTCCGCCACGGTTCTGCGACCGTCGCGTAATGGTCGGCACCATAGCAATCGTTCACGACCCAGGCGGGGAAATCCTCGAGCTCCAGCTCGAAGATGGCCTCGGGCCCGAGCTCATCGAACGCGGCGACGCGCGCCTGCTTGACCGTGCGGCTCGCGAGCGCGCCGGCGCCGCCGAGCGCAGCGAGGTAACAGGCGGTGTGCTTCTGGAACTCGGGGCGCAGCGCCTCGCCGCGGCCGCCCTTTCCGACGGCCGCCTTGAGTCCGAGCTCGAGCAGCGGAGGCGTGTAGCGATCCATCCTCCCTGCGGTCGTCGGCCCGGCCGCGCCGATCACGGCGCCCGGTCGCGCCGGAGTCGGGCCGACGTAGTAGACGATCTGACCGGCGAGATCGACGGGGAGCTGATCGCCGCGGTCGAGCATCTCGATCAGGCGTTTGTGTGCCGCGTCCCGCGCGCCGTAGACGCGGCCGAAGATGCGCACACGGTCGCCGGCACGCAGCGCCCGGACGTCGTCGTCGGAGAGGGGCGCCTCGACGCGCTTCAGTCCGCCGGGCAGCTCCGAGACCGGCACGCTAGACCTCCACGTGCCCGGCGCGGTGCGCGTGGCACTCCATGTTGACGGCGACGGGGAGCGAGGCGATGTGGGTCGGCGCCGACTCGACGTGCACGGCGAGGACGGTCTGCGTGCCGCCGAGCGCCTCGGGGCCTAGGCCGAGAGCGTTCGCGCCGTCCAGTAGCTCCCGCTCGAACGCGGCCCAGCGGGGATCGGGGTTCGGGTCCCCGACACGTCTCGTCAGCGCGCGCTTCGCCAAGTGCGCGACGCCCTCGAAGTTGCCGCCGACGCCGACGCCGACGATGCCGGGCGGACATGCGTTGGGGCCCGAGCGCTCGACGGTATCGAGAACGAATGCCCGGACACCTTCGATGCCGTCGGACGGCTTGAGCATCGCGAGGCGGCTCATGTTCTCGCTTCCGGCGCCCTTCGCGTCCACGGTGATCCGAACGCGATCGCCGGGCACGACACGGGTGTGGACGACCGCCGGGGTGTTGTCGCCGGAGTTCTTTCGCTCGAACAATGGATCGGCCACGATCGAGCCGCGGAGAAAGCCTTCCGTGTAACCACGGGCGACGCCCTCGTTGATCGCCGCCTCCAGCGCTCCGCCGACCAGATGCACGTCCTGCCCGACCTCGACGAACACCACGGTCGTTCCGGTGTCCTGACAGTACGGTACTTCGCCCTCCGCGGCGATCTCCGTGTTGGCGATCAACTGATCGAGTATCTCGCGTCCGATCGGCGATTCCTCGAGTTCTCGGGCGCGCTTCACCGCTGCCTTCATGTCGGGCGACATGCGGTAGCAGATGTCGATACAGAGCTTCGCTAGTGCGCCGGCGATCTCGTCGACGTGTAGCTCGCGGACCACCCGGTCAGTCTAGCCGTGCGGGCGCAGGATGGGATCCAGCGCTCGCGCGGGAGCTACAACTACCCAGCCAGTTTGGCGACGTCGGCGCACTTCGTCCGCACGGCCTCGGCTGCCTCCCGGAGCGCGGCGACCTCGTCGTCGGCCAGGGGCAGTTCCACGACCTCCTGCACACCCCCGGCGCCGAGCTTGGCCGGCACGCCGAGGTAGACGCCTTCGACGCCGTACTGACCGGTGAGCCAGGCGCAGGCAGGCATGATCGCCCCCGAGTCCTGGGCGACCGCAGCGACCATCGCGACGGCCGCCGACGACGGCGCGTAGTACGCGCTGCCGGTCTTGAGCAGTGCGACGATCTCGGCGCCGCCGTCGCGGGTCCGCTGCACGACGCGCTCGATCGTGCCGGCGTCGGCCAGCTCCGTGAGCGGCTTCCCCTTGACCGTCACCCGGCTCGGCACCGGCACCATCGTCTCTCCGTGCGAGCCGAGCGTGATCGCTTCGACGTCCAGAGGAGAGACGCCGAGCTCCTCCGCGACGAAGTGCTTGAAGCGCGCGGTGTCGAGCATGCCCGCTTGTCCGAGCACGCGTTCGGCCGGGAAGCCCGACACCTCGCGGAAGAGGTAGGTCATCTCGTCGAGCGGGTTCGTGACCACGATCACGACCGCGTCGGGAGAGCTGGGACAGAACTGCTCCGCCACGCTTCGGATGATCTTCGCGTTGACTTCGAGCAGGTCCATGCGGCTCATGCCCGGCTTGCGCGGAAGCCCGGCCGTCACCACGCAGATGCTCGACCCGGCCGTCTCGTCATAGGTGTTGGTCCCGGTCACGCGGGTCTCGAACGCTTCGATCGGACGGGACTGCATCATGTCGAGCGCGAGCCCCTGTGGCAGGCTTTCGACGATGTCGGTCATCACGACCTCGTCGCAGATCCCCTTCTCGGCGATGCGCTGGACGGTGGTGGAACCGTACTTACCTGCTCCGACGACGGTGATCTTCATGACGTCCCTTCCATAGGCGCGAGCGCCCATCGTATTGACCGCGCGTGGAGTCCCTCAAGACGATGGAGGACGCCGTGGCTCGCTCCGAGGTCGGCGACGGTGATGCCTCGCTCCGGCTGATCCTGGACGCCGCCGAGCGCCGGGATCCACGCTGCGACGCGGTTGGCCTCGTACCCGGGCCGGAGGAATCGCTACGTGCCCTAGGTAGAACAGGTCGACGTGATGATCGCCCTATCCCAGTCCCTTGGCGGTCCGTCGAGATGCGCCGAGCGAGTACATATCCGTGAAGCCACGGAGTGTGCAGAAGTACGGTTCGGTCAGGTCACCCGGCCGGTTCCGAGGTCCAGGCGCTTCGGCGGCCGGTGCGCCGCCTCCATCCCGCGGGAGACCTCCCACA from Actinomycetota bacterium encodes:
- the trpS gene encoding tryptophan--tRNA ligase; this encodes MLSGIQPSGEVHLGNYIGALQHWAAQQDEKDCFYCIVDLHAITVPQDPKTLREATLDLAATLIASGIDPERATLFVQSHVPEHPRLGWVLECVATFGELKRMTQFKDKAAKQKEGNVSVGYFTYPVLQAADILIYQADEVPVGEDQRQHIELTRDIAQRFNARFGETFVVPQPTIPKVGAKILDLQNPAAKMSKSADSPRGTVKLSDTPDEIRKKIKTAVTDSGRDVVASPDRPAITNLLTIYSVASGRTIAELEQELAGKGYAELKGGLADALIAFLDPIQKRYTDLQNDPAELARLLEIGAEKAHVVASKTLATAYDRVGFLPRSDGR
- a CDS encoding FumA C-terminus/TtdB family hydratase beta subunit, giving the protein MPVSELPGGLKRVEAPLSDDDVRALRAGDRVRIFGRVYGARDAAHKRLIEMLDRGDQLPVDLAGQIVYYVGPTPARPGAVIGAAGPTTAGRMDRYTPPLLELGLKAAVGKGGRGEALRPEFQKHTACYLAALGGAGALASRTVKQARVAAFDELGPEAIFELELEDFPAWVVNDCYGADHYATVAEPWRKSSSPGTSQASSELGGG
- a CDS encoding fumarate hydratase, which encodes MVRELHVDEIAGALAKLCIDICYRMSPDMKAAVKRARELEESPIGREILDQLIANTEIAAEGEVPYCQDTGTTVVFVEVGQDVHLVGGALEAAINEGVARGYTEGFLRGSIVADPLFERKNSGDNTPAVVHTRVVPGDRVRITVDAKGAGSENMSRLAMLKPSDGIEGVRAFVLDTVERSGPNACPPGIVGVGVGGNFEGVAHLAKRALTRRVGDPNPDPRWAAFERELLDGANALGLGPEALGGTQTVLAVHVESAPTHIASLPVAVNMECHAHRAGHVEV
- the mdh gene encoding malate dehydrogenase, giving the protein MKITVVGAGKYGSTTVQRIAEKGICDEVVMTDIVESLPQGLALDMMQSRPIEAFETRVTGTNTYDETAGSSICVVTAGLPRKPGMSRMDLLEVNAKIIRSVAEQFCPSSPDAVVIVVTNPLDEMTYLFREVSGFPAERVLGQAGMLDTARFKHFVAEELGVSPLDVEAITLGSHGETMVPVPSRVTVKGKPLTELADAGTIERVVQRTRDGGAEIVALLKTGSAYYAPSSAAVAMVAAVAQDSGAIMPACAWLTGQYGVEGVYLGVPAKLGAGGVQEVVELPLADDEVAALREAAEAVRTKCADVAKLAG